In a genomic window of Candidatus Bathyarchaeota archaeon:
- a CDS encoding glycosyltransferase family 2 protein yields MLAPTSPQQIDVVLLTKNSAHLLNNCLASVYRNVPIKNLIVIDGYSTDRTIEILERFNRKYGNVQLHQMNGSRAKARTEGIRRVSTEWFMFVDSDVLLSHDWFRQAQQNMTKDVGAVWGLNVDILPNVKSKWALTLQTIVARQCFHLRGGMHDTLILHKAVEDIVIPEHLHTFEDAFIVEHILKRGYHVAVGKGIYCLHCKPPSNWNLKNGLEQAIGDLQCGLVYSHLYRYALFYPVFMLYWALQLPLNGFRDGH; encoded by the coding sequence ATGCTTGCCCCCACATCCCCACAACAGATTGACGTAGTGCTGTTAACCAAAAACAGCGCACACCTACTCAACAACTGCTTAGCCTCAGTATACCGAAACGTCCCAATCAAAAACCTAATCGTCATCGACGGCTACTCCACCGACCGCACAATAGAAATTCTGGAACGCTTCAACCGCAAATACGGCAACGTGCAACTCCATCAAATGAATGGGTCACGAGCTAAAGCCCGCACCGAAGGCATCCGCCGAGTCTCCACAGAATGGTTCATGTTTGTAGACAGCGACGTGCTGCTGAGCCACGACTGGTTTAGGCAGGCACAACAAAACATGACAAAGGATGTTGGCGCAGTCTGGGGGCTAAACGTGGATATTTTGCCCAACGTAAAAAGCAAATGGGCTTTGACATTGCAAACGATTGTGGCGCGTCAATGCTTCCATCTGCGAGGCGGAATGCACGACACCCTAATTCTGCATAAAGCTGTCGAGGACATCGTGATTCCAGAGCACCTACATACCTTCGAAGATGCCTTTATCGTTGAGCACATTTTGAAGCGGGGGTACCATGTCGCGGTGGGCAAGGGAATTTATTGTCTACACTGTAAGCCGCCCAGCAACTGGAACCTCAAAAACGGTCTCGAACAAGCCATAGGCGACCTCCAATGCGGCCTCGTTTACTCCCACCTCTACCGATACGCGCTCTTCTACCCGGTTTTCATGCTGTACTGGGCGCTTCAGTTACCGCTAAACGGATTCCGAGACGGCCACTAA
- a CDS encoding glycosyltransferase family 2 protein: MVKTADAVDVVLITKNSERKLFDCLTSVYQNVPVARLIVVDGYSKDRTLTILEEFNQKYGNVVVLFDKGTRGSARQKGIQAVQTEWFVFVDSDVVLCRDWFKKAQAYIKPKVGAVWGIEVWSTIKNPKTLKLFLTTTHKIFEVRGGTHDTMIRTATVQDIKIPDNLHVFEDAFIKEHIENKGYQVVACYNPFCIHYRPKVVWTLEGSLGLMVESFRFGSPRLISRLLLAYGFYTVYSVYQMLLS; this comes from the coding sequence ATGGTCAAAACGGCAGATGCTGTGGACGTTGTGCTGATTACGAAAAATAGTGAGCGTAAGCTATTCGACTGTCTCACATCGGTTTACCAAAACGTCCCCGTTGCCCGCCTCATCGTCGTGGATGGCTACAGCAAAGACCGCACCCTAACCATACTTGAAGAGTTTAACCAAAAATACGGCAATGTTGTGGTGCTTTTTGATAAGGGCACGCGGGGGTCGGCGCGGCAAAAAGGCATCCAAGCCGTCCAAACCGAGTGGTTTGTGTTTGTTGACAGCGACGTGGTGCTCTGCCGAGATTGGTTCAAAAAAGCCCAAGCATACATCAAGCCAAAGGTGGGCGCTGTCTGGGGCATCGAAGTATGGTCAACTATAAAGAACCCCAAAACCCTAAAACTCTTCTTAACCACTACCCACAAAATCTTTGAGGTCCGCGGCGGAACACACGACACTATGATACGCACCGCCACTGTCCAAGACATCAAAATCCCTGATAATCTGCATGTTTTTGAGGACGCATTCATAAAAGAACACATTGAAAACAAAGGTTACCAAGTTGTAGCGTGCTATAACCCGTTTTGTATTCATTATCGTCCAAAGGTTGTTTGGACTTTGGAGGGGAGCTTGGGGTTGATGGTGGAGTCTTTTAGGTTTGGGTCTCCCCGCCTCATTAGTCGCCTGCTGTTGGCGTATGGGTTCTATACGGTTTACTCAGTTTATCAAATGCTGCTAAGTTAA
- a CDS encoding class I SAM-dependent methyltransferase: MTFEQDYFNNRNYQRKAALVRRHVLAVLQWASKASGTNLLDGHGKRALDVGCAFGYTSGVLAELGYETYGTDISAWGTKQAKQQTCGEFLVCDAQNNLPFSADTFDLVTCFDVLEHLPNPEKALQGMFDAVKTTVICTTPNRKVEKPIRTLTRDYDPTHINVKTPAQWRNILTTSLPRAVFVVDAFFDFALGGAVFWSFRMPTYGLTVRLLVNKQPNTVS; encoded by the coding sequence GTGACGTTTGAGCAGGACTACTTTAACAACCGCAATTACCAACGCAAAGCGGCGCTGGTTAGACGGCATGTTTTGGCGGTTCTGCAGTGGGCATCCAAAGCCTCAGGCACAAACCTTTTGGATGGGCACGGGAAGCGGGCGCTTGACGTCGGCTGCGCTTTCGGCTACACTTCGGGGGTGTTGGCTGAGTTAGGGTATGAGACGTACGGTACAGATATTTCGGCGTGGGGAACTAAACAAGCCAAACAGCAAACATGCGGCGAATTCTTGGTCTGCGACGCCCAAAACAACCTCCCCTTCTCGGCGGACACGTTTGATTTGGTGACCTGTTTTGATGTTTTAGAGCATCTGCCCAATCCAGAGAAAGCACTACAGGGAATGTTTGACGCTGTCAAAACCACCGTGATCTGCACGACGCCTAACCGCAAAGTGGAAAAACCCATCCGCACCTTAACAAGAGACTATGACCCAACCCACATAAACGTCAAAACACCAGCACAATGGCGCAACATCTTAACGACAAGTTTGCCGAGGGCGGTTTTCGTAGTGGATGCGTTTTTTGATTTTGCGTTGGGGGGCGCAGTTTTTTGGTCTTTTAGGATGCCGACGTATGGGTTGACGGTTCGGCTATTAGTAAACAAGCAGCCAAACACAGTTTCCTAG
- a CDS encoding AIR synthase family protein, which translates to MKLPPGKIPIDILKEVVFKNLGAARSEVTLGPTAGVDGAVLDVGSKNAIVSMDPITGAVERIGWEAINVNANDIATFGVEPAFFFSCIMLPEGVDSSIIETISTQMHLAAKELGIAIVGGHCETTPGIANPIVVGCIMGLTEKGQYVTAAGAKSGDKLILTKSAGIEGTAILASDRTSQLSKVFPPEMLETAKGYFSQISVVKDALTAYRAGGVHAMHDPTEGGILNGINELADAANLGARVWEEKIAVEPETAKICRFYEIDPLQLISSGALLIAAAPDAANCIVERLCGERIYAEVIGEFTPNPNKRILVHKDDSAEILPRPASDHLWKALSR; encoded by the coding sequence ATGAAGTTGCCGCCTGGAAAAATTCCAATAGACATTCTAAAAGAGGTCGTCTTCAAAAACCTCGGCGCCGCCCGCAGCGAAGTCACGCTAGGCCCAACCGCGGGCGTGGACGGAGCTGTCCTTGATGTTGGAAGCAAAAACGCCATCGTCTCCATGGACCCCATTACGGGTGCAGTGGAACGCATCGGCTGGGAAGCCATCAACGTAAACGCCAACGACATCGCCACCTTCGGCGTGGAACCCGCTTTTTTCTTCTCCTGCATAATGCTGCCCGAGGGCGTTGACAGCAGTATTATCGAAACCATCAGTACCCAGATGCATCTTGCCGCCAAAGAGTTAGGCATAGCCATCGTGGGCGGACACTGCGAAACCACTCCAGGCATAGCTAACCCCATCGTGGTCGGCTGCATAATGGGCTTAACCGAGAAAGGACAATACGTTACCGCCGCGGGGGCAAAATCTGGCGATAAACTGATTTTAACTAAGAGCGCAGGAATTGAAGGCACTGCCATTCTTGCAAGCGACCGCACCAGCCAACTCTCCAAAGTCTTCCCGCCCGAAATGCTCGAAACGGCGAAGGGCTACTTTAGCCAAATCAGCGTTGTCAAAGACGCCCTAACCGCATACCGCGCAGGCGGCGTCCACGCAATGCATGACCCCACAGAGGGCGGCATCCTAAACGGCATCAACGAACTCGCCGACGCCGCAAACCTTGGCGCAAGAGTATGGGAAGAAAAAATCGCGGTAGAACCCGAAACCGCAAAGATTTGTCGTTTTTACGAAATTGACCCGCTCCAGCTCATTAGTTCAGGCGCGTTGCTGATTGCTGCAGCACCTGACGCCGCCAACTGCATTGTGGAGCGGCTTTGTGGGGAGCGGATTTACGCGGAGGTTATCGGCGAATTTACGCCTAACCCCAACAAGCGGATTCTTGTGCATAAGGACGATTCAGCGGAGATTCTGCCGCGACCAGCTTCTGACCACCTCTGGAAAGCCCTTTCGCGGTGA
- a CDS encoding ECF transporter S component produces the protein MTESNQSSRNRITVIQIVLSGVMAALVTIATLLLQFPNPATRGYTNVGDIMIFVSALTFGPIVGGFAGGVGSALADIISGYGIFAPFTLIIKGAEGAIAGVISNRRQIWRDILAVTVAGAEMILGYLLVEYFVLGLGVAAFAEIPGNASQVIVGAAIGVPIALVLRKSLPKSWRMQAK, from the coding sequence ATGACCGAATCCAACCAATCCAGTAGAAATAGGATAACAGTAATCCAAATCGTCCTCTCAGGTGTTATGGCAGCCCTCGTCACCATAGCGACCCTCCTACTGCAGTTCCCAAACCCCGCAACACGAGGCTACACAAACGTCGGCGACATCATGATTTTCGTAAGCGCCCTCACCTTCGGACCCATAGTAGGCGGCTTCGCGGGCGGAGTGGGCTCGGCTTTAGCAGACATAATCAGCGGATACGGCATCTTTGCTCCATTCACCCTCATAATTAAAGGCGCAGAGGGAGCCATCGCAGGGGTAATCTCTAATCGAAGACAGATCTGGCGAGATATACTTGCAGTCACCGTGGCGGGAGCAGAAATGATTCTGGGCTATTTACTGGTAGAATATTTTGTGTTAGGGCTGGGTGTAGCCGCGTTTGCAGAGATTCCTGGCAACGCCTCACAAGTGATTGTTGGCGCAGCAATCGGAGTCCCCATCGCGTTAGTGTTGCGAAAGAGCCTCCCCAAATCGTGGAGAATGCAAGCAAAATAA
- a CDS encoding ATP-dependent DNA ligase, producing MPTSFKSLSELIEKIEATKKRLEIIAYTANYLQTVDADEIQAATNMLIGRPFPRYSQKTLDISWTTLSHILESVCDFDWTSFREAMARTGDIGSATKAVLEQGKPRKQTQLTQTTLTITEVHRAFEALAQTGGAGSRTKKERQLTALLSQATPVEAKYLVKIFTGEMRTGLHEGLLEQAVAEAFEAPLARVQHAAMVLGDIGEVAATIKTRGVVGLESVGFCVFRPVQLMLAQTAESVTEALTEQGGAAAFEYKYDGARVQIHKQKGDVCVFSRRLTDVTESLPEVVETVKQNLHAQSAIVEGEVVALDKAGYPIPFQHLMRRFKRTRNVTDMQTRIPLTLYLFDILYLNGESQIAKTYLKRRQILTQTAGAIPLSVQIVTDQPSHAEGFLQEALNLGHEGLMAKKLGGSYTPGRRGKRWLKIKPVLEPLDLVITAAEFGYGRRKGWLSDYYLAARDAQTGKFWEVGKTFKGLTDSEITDLTARLKRSAVATEGHSVTVLPQIVVEVAYNEIQQSPKYPSGMALRFARITRIRDDKAPEEASTLGQVREIYDRQFRNKGKYTQEVGHSG from the coding sequence ATGCCCACCTCTTTTAAATCCCTCAGTGAACTGATAGAAAAAATCGAAGCCACCAAAAAACGACTCGAAATCATAGCCTACACCGCAAACTACCTCCAAACCGTCGACGCAGACGAAATCCAAGCAGCCACAAACATGCTCATCGGACGCCCCTTCCCCCGCTACAGCCAAAAAACCCTCGACATCAGCTGGACAACCCTTAGCCACATTCTCGAAAGCGTCTGTGACTTCGACTGGACAAGCTTCCGCGAAGCAATGGCACGTACAGGCGACATCGGTTCCGCAACCAAAGCCGTACTCGAACAAGGTAAACCCCGAAAACAGACCCAACTCACCCAAACAACCTTAACAATCACCGAAGTCCACCGCGCCTTCGAAGCCCTTGCCCAAACGGGTGGCGCGGGTTCCCGCACTAAAAAAGAGCGCCAACTCACAGCGCTTCTAAGCCAAGCTACTCCTGTTGAGGCGAAGTATTTGGTGAAGATTTTTACGGGTGAAATGCGGACGGGGCTGCATGAGGGATTGCTTGAGCAGGCGGTGGCTGAAGCGTTTGAGGCGCCTCTGGCGAGGGTTCAGCATGCTGCGATGGTGCTTGGCGACATTGGCGAGGTTGCGGCTACCATAAAAACGCGGGGTGTGGTTGGGTTGGAGTCGGTTGGGTTTTGTGTTTTTCGTCCTGTGCAGTTGATGCTGGCGCAGACTGCAGAGTCAGTGACTGAAGCCTTAACTGAGCAGGGTGGTGCAGCGGCGTTTGAGTACAAGTACGATGGCGCGCGCGTACAAATTCACAAGCAGAAAGGGGACGTGTGCGTGTTTAGCCGTCGCTTAACTGATGTGACCGAGAGCTTGCCCGAAGTGGTTGAAACCGTAAAACAAAACCTCCACGCACAATCCGCGATTGTGGAAGGCGAAGTCGTCGCATTAGACAAAGCGGGGTACCCTATCCCCTTCCAGCACCTCATGCGCCGCTTCAAACGCACCCGCAACGTAACCGACATGCAAACCCGCATCCCTCTCACACTCTACCTATTTGACATACTCTACCTAAACGGGGAAAGCCAAATCGCCAAAACCTACCTCAAACGACGTCAAATCCTCACCCAAACAGCAGGCGCCATCCCGTTGAGTGTGCAAATCGTCACCGACCAACCCTCTCATGCTGAAGGGTTTCTTCAAGAAGCCCTAAATTTGGGTCATGAGGGGTTGATGGCAAAAAAACTCGGCGGGTCTTATACTCCGGGGCGGCGGGGGAAGCGTTGGCTCAAAATCAAGCCTGTGCTTGAGCCGCTTGACCTTGTTATTACGGCTGCTGAGTTTGGGTATGGTCGCCGCAAAGGCTGGCTATCAGACTACTACCTCGCCGCCCGTGATGCTCAGACTGGCAAATTTTGGGAGGTGGGCAAGACGTTTAAGGGGTTAACTGACTCAGAAATAACCGACCTCACAGCGCGGCTAAAACGATCCGCAGTCGCCACGGAAGGTCACAGCGTTACTGTGTTGCCCCAAATTGTGGTTGAAGTGGCTTACAACGAGATTCAGCAGAGCCCCAAATACCCCAGCGGCATGGCACTCCGCTTCGCCCGCATCACCCGCATCCGCGACGATAAAGCCCCTGAGGAAGCGAGCACGTTGGGGCAGGTTAGGGAAATATATGATAGGCAGTTCCGCAATAAAGGCAAATACACTCAAGAGGTTGGTCACAGTGGATAA
- a CDS encoding HesA/MoeB/ThiF family protein codes for MDKAEQKRFAETFYSRQILLNELGVAGQQKLAASRVAVVGVGGLGSVSSLYLALAGVGYLRLIDQDTVEAQNLHRQILYTPNDLHCPKAEAAAKHLAKQNPLIQVEARAENVNASNVEGLLEGVDCVVDGLDNMATRYLVNRACVKLGVPYVFGAAVGLEGNLSVFAPPDTGCLECLLPNLSDNDLPNCSSRGVIGATPGIIGSMLAMETLKLLAGIGTTLKGKLLVCDFSDMDFTAIDISKNKHCPTCHNTLSPAVGGERLVWLCGKDTANINPPTPLKLSLDEVYPKISDLFTVRLKSQLALMFSYQGCDVSLFNGGRMLLKGVTDEKTALQVYREILQKLGYS; via the coding sequence GTGGATAAAGCGGAACAGAAGCGGTTTGCTGAAACATTTTACAGTCGGCAGATCCTGCTAAATGAACTCGGCGTGGCGGGGCAACAAAAACTCGCCGCGTCGCGGGTTGCGGTGGTCGGTGTCGGCGGACTCGGCAGCGTATCTTCTCTGTATCTTGCCTTAGCTGGGGTGGGTTATCTGCGGTTAATCGACCAAGACACCGTCGAAGCCCAAAATCTGCATCGCCAAATCCTCTACACCCCCAACGACCTTCACTGCCCCAAAGCGGAAGCCGCGGCCAAGCACCTCGCCAAACAAAACCCCCTAATCCAAGTTGAAGCCCGCGCAGAGAATGTTAACGCCAGCAACGTAGAAGGACTCTTGGAGGGTGTTGATTGCGTGGTGGATGGTTTAGATAACATGGCTACCCGCTACCTTGTCAATCGTGCCTGCGTAAAACTTGGGGTGCCCTACGTGTTTGGTGCCGCTGTCGGTTTAGAGGGCAACCTTTCTGTGTTTGCTCCGCCTGATACTGGCTGCCTCGAATGCCTCCTGCCTAACCTATCTGATAATGACTTGCCCAATTGTAGCAGCCGAGGCGTAATAGGCGCCACACCAGGCATAATAGGTTCGATGTTGGCTATGGAGACCCTAAAGCTCCTCGCGGGCATCGGCACAACCCTAAAAGGCAAACTGTTAGTCTGCGACTTTAGCGACATGGACTTCACAGCCATTGATATCTCCAAAAACAAGCATTGCCCCACTTGCCACAACACTCTTTCCCCCGCTGTTGGTGGCGAGCGGTTAGTGTGGCTATGCGGCAAAGACACCGCCAACATCAACCCCCCAACGCCCCTAAAACTCAGCCTCGACGAAGTCTACCCAAAAATAAGCGACCTGTTCACAGTGCGGTTAAAGTCTCAGTTGGCTTTGATGTTTAGCTACCAAGGGTGTGATGTGAGCCTCTTTAATGGCGGTCGCATGCTGCTCAAAGGCGTAACCGACGAAAAAACCGCCCTACAAGTTTACCGAGAAATTCTCCAAAAACTCGGTTATTCTTAG
- a CDS encoding DUF3795 domain-containing protein, whose amino-acid sequence MDNKFSPELIAPCGMNCGVCKAYLAYSRGVPTQKGKVSHCSGCRVRDKNCAFIKRDFPKKVGKQLNSCLECSEMPCQRLSHLDQHYQARYGMSMVSNLKEIKEKGMDGFLESQAEKYRCPTCGDVVSVHDGKCYACNYQGEKPVKKVGKAQWDSARWVPDKK is encoded by the coding sequence ATGGATAACAAATTCAGCCCCGAACTCATAGCGCCCTGCGGCATGAACTGCGGCGTCTGCAAAGCCTACTTAGCTTACTCGCGGGGGGTACCCACCCAGAAGGGCAAAGTGTCCCATTGCTCGGGCTGCCGAGTCAGAGACAAAAACTGCGCCTTCATCAAGCGGGACTTCCCCAAAAAAGTCGGCAAACAACTCAACTCCTGCCTCGAATGCAGTGAGATGCCCTGCCAAAGACTAAGTCACCTTGACCAGCATTACCAAGCACGTTATGGCATGAGCATGGTATCTAACCTCAAAGAAATAAAAGAGAAGGGCATGGATGGTTTCCTCGAAAGCCAAGCTGAAAAGTACCGTTGCCCAACCTGTGGCGATGTGGTTTCGGTTCATGATGGAAAATGCTATGCTTGCAACTATCAAGGAGAGAAGCCTGTAAAGAAGGTTGGTAAGGCTCAGTGGGATAGTGCGCGTTGGGTTCCCGATAAGAAATAG
- the ilvC gene encoding ketol-acid reductoisomerase: MVKMDFGGVKEDVITRKEFTLAQAQKILKDEVVVSLGYGIQGAAQSLNMRDQGIKVIIGQEKEGVFKKEWDKAVADGWVPGENLFPLEEAAKKGTIKMFLLTDAGQKAVWPKVKATLKKGDALYFSHGFSIVYKEQTGVIPPQDIDVILVAPKGSGTSVRRNFVDGSGINCSFAVFQNATGKAEERAKALGIAIGGGYLFPTTFEKETFSDLTGERGTLMGALEGILEAQYNTLRSRGHSPSEAFNETVEELTQSLIRLVDENGMDWMYCNCSETARIGALRWKERFRSATQPVFDSLYDLVAAGEETRIVLEKSKAPDYRQKLADELKELGNSEMWRAGETVRSLRPSKPKKE; encoded by the coding sequence ATGGTAAAAATGGATTTCGGTGGCGTTAAAGAAGACGTCATCACTCGTAAAGAGTTCACCTTGGCGCAAGCCCAAAAAATCCTAAAAGATGAAGTCGTCGTCTCCTTAGGCTACGGAATACAAGGAGCCGCCCAATCACTCAACATGCGTGATCAAGGAATAAAAGTAATCATTGGACAAGAAAAAGAAGGCGTATTCAAAAAAGAATGGGACAAAGCAGTAGCAGACGGATGGGTTCCAGGCGAAAACCTCTTCCCGCTCGAAGAAGCAGCCAAAAAAGGAACTATCAAAATGTTTCTGCTAACCGATGCAGGACAAAAAGCGGTATGGCCCAAAGTTAAAGCAACACTCAAAAAAGGCGACGCCCTCTACTTCAGCCACGGATTTAGCATAGTCTACAAAGAACAAACAGGCGTGATTCCACCCCAAGACATAGATGTCATTTTGGTTGCACCCAAAGGCAGCGGCACCAGTGTCCGCCGTAACTTCGTTGACGGTTCAGGTATCAACTGCAGCTTCGCTGTCTTCCAGAATGCAACTGGCAAAGCCGAAGAACGTGCTAAAGCATTGGGCATAGCCATCGGTGGAGGATACCTTTTCCCCACAACCTTCGAGAAAGAAACATTCAGTGACCTAACAGGCGAACGCGGCACCTTGATGGGCGCCTTAGAAGGCATCCTAGAAGCACAATACAACACTTTGCGTTCACGCGGTCACAGCCCAAGTGAAGCCTTCAACGAAACCGTCGAAGAACTCACCCAAAGCCTCATCCGCCTAGTTGACGAGAACGGCATGGACTGGATGTACTGCAACTGCAGTGAAACCGCACGCATCGGTGCCCTTCGATGGAAGGAACGATTCCGCAGCGCTACCCAACCAGTGTTTGATAGCCTCTACGACCTAGTCGCTGCAGGCGAAGAAACCCGCATCGTCCTAGAAAAGAGCAAAGCACCTGACTATCGCCAGAAACTCGCTGACGAACTCAAAGAACTCGGTAACAGCGAAATGTGGCGTGCAGGCGAAACTGTGCGTTCACTTCGTCCAAGCAAACCAAAGAAAGAATAA
- a CDS encoding cupin domain-containing protein yields the protein MIYRKQDALNIEKYGVKMRIYNSKDQCPAAVVYQETETGHAEEFLHTKSNFIFYIIEGAGTWFIEDKPYEVQAGDVVIVPPNTRFYYRGKLKQVCVTSPAWEPQYEQHIKDIPP from the coding sequence TTGATTTATCGAAAACAAGACGCCTTAAACATCGAGAAGTACGGCGTAAAGATGCGCATCTACAACAGCAAAGACCAATGCCCAGCGGCGGTTGTTTATCAGGAAACCGAAACGGGGCACGCTGAAGAGTTTCTGCACACCAAAAGCAACTTCATCTTCTATATCATCGAGGGCGCGGGTACTTGGTTCATAGAAGACAAACCATACGAGGTGCAGGCTGGAGATGTTGTGATTGTGCCGCCCAACACCCGCTTCTACTACAGGGGCAAACTTAAGCAGGTCTGCGTGACTTCCCCCGCTTGGGAACCCCAATACGAACAACACATCAAAGACATACCGCCCTAA
- a CDS encoding SLC13 family permease, with protein sequence MDYLPVAALAVFGGTLFLMIRRPHGLRLGYAAGIGAAASLLLGTVTLGQAAQSFLTIWDAALAFLGIVALSVVLDALGFFKWAALRVVQLAGGSGLKLYFYVTLLTAVVSILFANDSAVLILIPIVLEIVSCLNIDAKGKLAYLFSAGLIADTAAMPLITSNPINILSADFFGYTFLDHLKFMAPIAVATISTSILIVYLFFRKGIPKAYNPAAADQLTQDKQLISPALLRVCFGVLVAVDVGYVLTSLWRLPVSLVICSGAAFLGAVYWVSLKRHGGVNGQKKGLFGLAREINWDILLFMLCIFLVVQGLETVGVTNIVASALQASSQLPAVLGIFGPSMVVTVGASFLNNWPMTILGMLSIQHLGASGTQLTGLVFSNVIGNNLGPHFFPLGSLAILMWLETMRRRGVNISLKQYLKVGAVVSIVEVAVASLVLWAELTLGFTLF encoded by the coding sequence TTGGATTACCTACCAGTTGCTGCGTTAGCCGTGTTTGGGGGGACGCTGTTTTTGATGATTCGGCGTCCACATGGATTGCGGTTAGGGTACGCGGCGGGCATTGGAGCAGCAGCCTCGCTTTTACTTGGAACAGTCACACTTGGACAGGCGGCGCAGTCGTTTTTGACGATTTGGGATGCTGCGCTGGCGTTTTTGGGTATTGTGGCGTTGTCGGTGGTTTTGGATGCGTTGGGCTTCTTTAAATGGGCGGCGCTTCGCGTAGTGCAATTGGCAGGCGGCAGCGGGCTTAAGCTTTACTTCTACGTAACGCTACTCACAGCCGTCGTCAGCATCCTATTCGCCAACGACAGCGCCGTCCTCATCTTAATCCCCATTGTGCTTGAAATCGTAAGCTGCCTAAACATCGACGCCAAAGGCAAACTCGCCTACCTCTTCAGCGCAGGCTTAATCGCCGACACCGCCGCAATGCCGCTCATAACCAGTAACCCCATAAACATCCTTAGCGCCGACTTCTTCGGGTACACCTTTTTGGATCACCTCAAATTTATGGCTCCCATCGCAGTCGCAACCATCTCAACCAGCATCCTCATCGTCTACCTCTTCTTCCGCAAGGGCATCCCTAAAGCCTACAACCCCGCCGCAGCCGACCAATTAACTCAAGACAAACAGTTAATTTCGCCCGCTCTGCTGCGAGTCTGTTTTGGAGTGCTGGTGGCGGTAGATGTGGGTTACGTTTTGACTTCACTTTGGAGGTTGCCTGTTTCTTTGGTGATTTGTAGCGGAGCCGCCTTTTTGGGGGCAGTTTATTGGGTTTCGTTGAAGCGCCACGGAGGCGTGAATGGCCAAAAGAAGGGGCTCTTTGGATTGGCGCGTGAGATTAACTGGGATATTTTGCTCTTTATGCTCTGCATATTCCTTGTCGTGCAAGGGCTAGAAACGGTAGGCGTCACCAACATTGTAGCCTCGGCGCTTCAAGCCAGCAGCCAGCTTCCAGCAGTGTTGGGGATTTTTGGACCCAGCATGGTGGTCACCGTTGGCGCCAGCTTCCTAAATAATTGGCCCATGACGATTCTTGGGATGCTAAGTATCCAACATCTCGGCGCCTCAGGCACACAGCTAACTGGGCTAGTTTTCAGCAATGTTATTGGAAACAATTTGGGACCGCACTTTTTCCCGTTGGGCTCGCTGGCGATTTTAATGTGGCTAGAAACGATGCGGCGGCGGGGCGTCAACATTAGCCTCAAACAGTACCTAAAAGTGGGCGCCGTCGTCTCCATCGTGGAGGTTGCTGTGGCGTCGCTGGTGCTTTGGGCGGAGTTGACTTTGGGGTTCACGTTATTCTGA
- a CDS encoding ornithine carbamoyltransferase codes for MHLLNFKEQSGKDLNAIVDLAIDTKLNPKKYAKTQKGKTAALVFQKTSTRTRVSFEVAMTQLGGHGLYMDWRSSNFTLADIGDEIGYLSRNVDCIMARLLYNSDLRKMAAASRVPVINGCDDMYHPSQALADLITIKEKHGKLKGTKLVYIGVHNNVTNSLIEACTKTGVKLTTVTPITNAAAKDEELLAEAKKSGLWQSTLDVKDAVADADFVYTDTWIDMEFFTDPKFADEKERRLKLMMPYQINAELLEGTDAYVMHDMPIHRGYEISPEAIASPKSVIYEQAENRLYSAKAIMLTLMK; via the coding sequence ATGCATCTACTAAACTTCAAAGAACAAAGCGGCAAAGACCTCAACGCCATAGTAGACTTAGCCATAGACACCAAACTCAACCCCAAAAAGTATGCCAAAACCCAAAAGGGCAAAACCGCCGCTTTAGTTTTCCAAAAGACCTCCACACGCACCCGCGTCTCTTTTGAAGTCGCCATGACCCAACTCGGCGGCCACGGACTATACATGGATTGGCGAAGCAGCAACTTCACGCTTGCCGACATAGGCGACGAAATCGGCTACTTATCCCGCAACGTGGACTGCATCATGGCGCGGCTCCTCTACAACAGTGACCTGCGCAAAATGGCGGCTGCGTCCCGTGTGCCCGTCATCAACGGCTGCGATGACATGTATCATCCTAGTCAGGCACTGGCAGATTTAATAACCATCAAAGAGAAACATGGCAAACTCAAAGGCACCAAGTTGGTCTATATCGGCGTTCACAACAACGTGACTAACTCGCTTATTGAAGCCTGCACCAAAACAGGCGTAAAACTCACCACAGTAACCCCAATCACTAATGCAGCTGCAAAAGACGAGGAGTTACTTGCGGAAGCCAAGAAATCTGGGCTCTGGCAATCCACCCTTGACGTCAAAGATGCAGTTGCGGACGCGGATTTCGTTTATACTGACACATGGATTGATATGGAGTTCTTCACGGACCCCAAATTCGCCGACGAGAAGGAACGCCGCCTCAAACTGATGATGCCCTACCAAATCAACGCAGAACTGCTCGAGGGCACCGACGCATACGTTATGCATGACATGCCCATCCATCGAGGTTACGAAATCAGCCCAGAGGCTATCGCCAGCCCCAAATCGGTGATTTATGAGCAGGCTGAAAACCGTCTTTACTCCGCCAAAGCCATAATGCTTACACTCATGAAGTAG